In Eleutherodactylus coqui strain aEleCoq1 chromosome 11, aEleCoq1.hap1, whole genome shotgun sequence, a single window of DNA contains:
- the LOC136581728 gene encoding intestinal mucin-like protein, whose translation MYSCDVIMNQFITSVTQISCPNFIEDDCEPGTTAFSHNGCCKVCTKKMTSCKLTESYDYLSYNNCRTADLVKMPRCDGLCGTSSIYSSEAKSMSHKCACCREVQTSQKHAVLQCTDGSQVEHEYTVVEKCDCMTTECELVKLNEEVTSPPRSSMERLS comes from the exons ATGTACAGCTGCGATGTGATCATGAATCAGTTCATTACATCAGTGACACAAATCTCTTGCCCCAATTTTATTGAAGACGACTGTGAACCT GGAACCACTGCTTTTTCACACAATGGCTGCTGTAAAGTAT GTACTAAAAAGATGACGTCGTGTAAGCTGACTGAATCCTATGATTATCTGTCATACAACAATTGTCGCACAGCAGATTTGGTGAAGATGCCTCGTTGTGATGGGTTATGTGGAACATCTTCCAT CTACTCTTCAGAGGCCAAATCCATGTCCCATAAATGTGCCTGTTGCCGGGAGGTGCAGACCAGCCAGAAACATGCAGTGCTCCAGTGTACTGACGGAAGTCAAGTAGAACATGAGTATACTGTGGTGGAGAAATGTGACTGCATGACTACAGAATGTGAACTGGTGAAATTAAATGAAGAAGTGACGTCTCCTCCAAGGAGCTCAATGGAAAGACTAAGCTAA